In one Prosthecochloris aestuarii DSM 271 genomic region, the following are encoded:
- the bioB gene encoding biotin synthase BioB — protein MNGAVIDPLIQEAYGVLETGRSVSYDLATRLATLRGEAVVDLLSLANKVKNRFAAPDGALHSCSILNAKSGACSENCRFCAQSLHNQADVESYSLLDRSKVFEAAGRVYAKGVRHFGIVTSGYGYRTVNKEFQRIIDLITGLREEYPGLKVCASLGVLGSDSAALLADAGIAHYNINLQVSPDRYSDLIADSHSQNDRIETIRLLRKHRIAVCCGAILGVGETMQERIDLIFVLQALDVAVIPLNVLVPVDGTPLEGSLPLAVSDIVKTFALCRLAHPDKVIKFAAGRETVMKDFQGLLMLAGANGFLTGGYLTTRGRDVGDDQAFMEQLKHFSGRS, from the coding sequence ATGAATGGAGCTGTAATTGATCCTCTTATCCAGGAAGCCTATGGCGTTCTGGAAACGGGCCGCTCGGTCTCCTACGATCTGGCCACTCGTCTTGCGACCCTGCGGGGTGAGGCGGTGGTGGATCTGCTTTCGCTCGCAAATAAAGTGAAAAATCGCTTTGCTGCTCCCGACGGTGCACTGCACAGCTGTTCGATCCTCAATGCCAAATCGGGGGCTTGTTCTGAAAACTGTCGCTTCTGTGCCCAGTCGCTCCATAATCAGGCGGATGTTGAATCGTATTCCCTGCTTGACCGCTCGAAGGTCTTCGAGGCGGCAGGCAGGGTCTATGCCAAGGGGGTCCGTCATTTCGGGATTGTAACGAGCGGGTATGGGTACCGGACGGTGAATAAGGAGTTTCAGCGGATAATCGATCTCATAACAGGCCTGCGGGAAGAGTACCCTGGTTTGAAGGTGTGTGCTTCACTTGGTGTGCTTGGCTCTGATAGCGCAGCATTGCTTGCCGATGCAGGTATTGCGCATTACAACATCAACCTCCAGGTTTCCCCTGACCGTTACAGTGACCTGATTGCCGACAGTCATTCGCAGAATGATCGTATCGAGACCATCAGATTGCTGCGAAAGCACAGGATTGCAGTGTGCTGCGGCGCTATTCTCGGCGTTGGAGAGACGATGCAGGAGAGAATCGATTTGATTTTTGTGCTCCAGGCGCTTGATGTCGCAGTGATCCCTCTCAACGTTCTGGTTCCTGTCGATGGAACGCCGCTTGAAGGTTCGCTTCCGCTTGCTGTGAGTGATATTGTGAAAACCTTCGCTCTTTGTCGTCTTGCTCATCCGGACAAGGTGATAAAATTTGCCGCCGGCAGGGAGACGGTGATGAAGGATTTTCAGGGCCTTCTCATGCTTGCTGGAGCA